One Rhea pennata isolate bPtePen1 chromosome 3, bPtePen1.pri, whole genome shotgun sequence DNA segment encodes these proteins:
- the SERTAD2 gene encoding SERTA domain-containing protein 2 isoform X3, translating to MLGKGGKRKFDEHEDGLEGKVVSPTDGPSKVSYTLQRQTIFNISLMKLYNHRPLTEPSLQKTVLINNMLRRIQEELKQEGSLRPVFVTASQPADPLGDSFREAQPAFSHLAAQPLLPPDLVSTTPLEACLTPASLLEDDTFCTSQTVQHDGPTKLPPPALQPVKDSFSSALDEIEELCPAPTSAEAVAVAAETAAGDSKDHASECSVQKPEGVPESRPAEPKLMDSLPGNFEITTSTGFLTDLTLDDILFADIDTSMYDFDPCTSATGAASKMAPVSADELLKTLAPYSSQPVTPNQPFKMDLTELDHIMEVLVGS from the coding sequence ATgttggggaaaggaggaaagcgGAAGTTTGACGAGCATGAAGATGGGCTGGAAGGCAAAGTGGTGTCTCCCACTGACGGTCCCTCTAAGGTGTCTTACACCTTACAGCGTCAGACTATCTTCAACATTTCCCTTATGAAACTTTATAACCACAGGCCATTAACCGAGCCAAGCTTGCAAAAGACAGTTTTAATTAACAACATGTTGAGGCGAATCCAGGAGGAACTCAAACAAGAAGGCAGCTTGAGGCCTGTGTTCGTCACGGCGTCGCAGCCCGCCGACCCGCTGGGCGACAGCTTCCGGGAGGCGCAGCCGGCGTTCAGCCACCTCGCCGCCCAGCCCCTGCTCCCGCCCGACCTGGTCAGCACTACGCCCCTGGAGGCTTGCCTCACCCCCGCCTCGCTGCTCGAGGACGACACTTTTTGCACTTCCCAGACCGTCCAGCACGACGGTCCGACAAAACTAccacctcctgctctccagccagtAAAGGACAGCTTCTCCTCAGCCTTGGACGAAATCGAGGAGCTTTGTCCGGCACCTACCTCCGCAGAGGCCGTAGCAGTAGCAGCCGAAACCGCAGCGGGCGACTCGAAAGACCACGCCAGCGAGTGCAGCGTGCAAAAGCCCGAGGGCGTCCCGGAGAGCAGACCGGCGGAGCCGAAGCTCATGGACTCGCTGCCTGGCAATTTTGAGATCACGACTTCCACAGGTTTCCTCACAGACTTGACCCTGGATGATATCCTGTTCGCTGACATTGATACGTCCATGTATGATTTTGACCCCTGCACATCTGCCACGGGGGCGGCCTCAAAAATGGCCCCCGTCTCCGCAGATGAGCTCCTCAAAACTCTTGCTCCGTACAGCAGCCAACCAGTAACTCCAAATCAGCCTTTCAAAATGGACCTCACAGAACTGGATCACATAATGGAGGTGCTTGTTGGGTCTTAA
- the SERTAD2 gene encoding SERTA domain-containing protein 2 isoform X2: protein MRYMLGKGGKRKFDEHEDGLEGKVVSPTDGPSKVSYTLQRQTIFNISLMKLYNHRPLTEPSLQKTVLINNMLRRIQEELKQEGSLRPVFVTASQPADPLGDSFREAQPAFSHLAAQPLLPPDLVSTTPLEACLTPASLLEDDTFCTSQTVQHDGPTKLPPPALQPVKDSFSSALDEIEELCPAPTSAEAVAVAAETAAGDSKDHASECSVQKPEGVPESRPAEPKLMDSLPGNFEITTSTGFLTDLTLDDILFADIDTSMYDFDPCTSATGAASKMAPVSADELLKTLAPYSSQPVTPNQPFKMDLTELDHIMEVLVGS, encoded by the coding sequence ATATATgttggggaaaggaggaaagcgGAAGTTTGACGAGCATGAAGATGGGCTGGAAGGCAAAGTGGTGTCTCCCACTGACGGTCCCTCTAAGGTGTCTTACACCTTACAGCGTCAGACTATCTTCAACATTTCCCTTATGAAACTTTATAACCACAGGCCATTAACCGAGCCAAGCTTGCAAAAGACAGTTTTAATTAACAACATGTTGAGGCGAATCCAGGAGGAACTCAAACAAGAAGGCAGCTTGAGGCCTGTGTTCGTCACGGCGTCGCAGCCCGCCGACCCGCTGGGCGACAGCTTCCGGGAGGCGCAGCCGGCGTTCAGCCACCTCGCCGCCCAGCCCCTGCTCCCGCCCGACCTGGTCAGCACTACGCCCCTGGAGGCTTGCCTCACCCCCGCCTCGCTGCTCGAGGACGACACTTTTTGCACTTCCCAGACCGTCCAGCACGACGGTCCGACAAAACTAccacctcctgctctccagccagtAAAGGACAGCTTCTCCTCAGCCTTGGACGAAATCGAGGAGCTTTGTCCGGCACCTACCTCCGCAGAGGCCGTAGCAGTAGCAGCCGAAACCGCAGCGGGCGACTCGAAAGACCACGCCAGCGAGTGCAGCGTGCAAAAGCCCGAGGGCGTCCCGGAGAGCAGACCGGCGGAGCCGAAGCTCATGGACTCGCTGCCTGGCAATTTTGAGATCACGACTTCCACAGGTTTCCTCACAGACTTGACCCTGGATGATATCCTGTTCGCTGACATTGATACGTCCATGTATGATTTTGACCCCTGCACATCTGCCACGGGGGCGGCCTCAAAAATGGCCCCCGTCTCCGCAGATGAGCTCCTCAAAACTCTTGCTCCGTACAGCAGCCAACCAGTAACTCCAAATCAGCCTTTCAAAATGGACCTCACAGAACTGGATCACATAATGGAGGTGCTTGTTGGGTCTTAA
- the SERTAD2 gene encoding SERTA domain-containing protein 2 isoform X1: MKDLRYMLGKGGKRKFDEHEDGLEGKVVSPTDGPSKVSYTLQRQTIFNISLMKLYNHRPLTEPSLQKTVLINNMLRRIQEELKQEGSLRPVFVTASQPADPLGDSFREAQPAFSHLAAQPLLPPDLVSTTPLEACLTPASLLEDDTFCTSQTVQHDGPTKLPPPALQPVKDSFSSALDEIEELCPAPTSAEAVAVAAETAAGDSKDHASECSVQKPEGVPESRPAEPKLMDSLPGNFEITTSTGFLTDLTLDDILFADIDTSMYDFDPCTSATGAASKMAPVSADELLKTLAPYSSQPVTPNQPFKMDLTELDHIMEVLVGS, translated from the coding sequence ATATATgttggggaaaggaggaaagcgGAAGTTTGACGAGCATGAAGATGGGCTGGAAGGCAAAGTGGTGTCTCCCACTGACGGTCCCTCTAAGGTGTCTTACACCTTACAGCGTCAGACTATCTTCAACATTTCCCTTATGAAACTTTATAACCACAGGCCATTAACCGAGCCAAGCTTGCAAAAGACAGTTTTAATTAACAACATGTTGAGGCGAATCCAGGAGGAACTCAAACAAGAAGGCAGCTTGAGGCCTGTGTTCGTCACGGCGTCGCAGCCCGCCGACCCGCTGGGCGACAGCTTCCGGGAGGCGCAGCCGGCGTTCAGCCACCTCGCCGCCCAGCCCCTGCTCCCGCCCGACCTGGTCAGCACTACGCCCCTGGAGGCTTGCCTCACCCCCGCCTCGCTGCTCGAGGACGACACTTTTTGCACTTCCCAGACCGTCCAGCACGACGGTCCGACAAAACTAccacctcctgctctccagccagtAAAGGACAGCTTCTCCTCAGCCTTGGACGAAATCGAGGAGCTTTGTCCGGCACCTACCTCCGCAGAGGCCGTAGCAGTAGCAGCCGAAACCGCAGCGGGCGACTCGAAAGACCACGCCAGCGAGTGCAGCGTGCAAAAGCCCGAGGGCGTCCCGGAGAGCAGACCGGCGGAGCCGAAGCTCATGGACTCGCTGCCTGGCAATTTTGAGATCACGACTTCCACAGGTTTCCTCACAGACTTGACCCTGGATGATATCCTGTTCGCTGACATTGATACGTCCATGTATGATTTTGACCCCTGCACATCTGCCACGGGGGCGGCCTCAAAAATGGCCCCCGTCTCCGCAGATGAGCTCCTCAAAACTCTTGCTCCGTACAGCAGCCAACCAGTAACTCCAAATCAGCCTTTCAAAATGGACCTCACAGAACTGGATCACATAATGGAGGTGCTTGTTGGGTCTTAA